Proteins from a single region of Hordeum vulgare subsp. vulgare chromosome 6H, MorexV3_pseudomolecules_assembly, whole genome shotgun sequence:
- the LOC123405166 gene encoding uncharacterized protein LOC123405166, which yields MLLINSTVELVTVWASSSPLLVAFCLSHVVIAVLLLGTRGRTPNDKGRAKERITGGSEVETPCAAQTHGGERKDGEHHHDPVTATAIGGSDCGCAEQCFVEAGEVDAASRRPQAREKCSGRDGVHIAADSSSSSEEERRGDEEDELMMRAEEFIQRMNRVWRTESLRVC from the coding sequence ATGTTACTCATAAACTCCACGGTCGAGCTGGTGACTGTCTGGGCGTCCTCCAGCCCGTTACTTGTGGCCTTCTGCCTCTCCCATGTCGTCATCgccgtcctcctcctcggcacccgCGGCCGCACACCTAACGATAAGGGTCGCGCCAAGGAGCGCATCACGGGAGGTTCTGAAGTTGAGACGCCCTGTGCTGCTCAAACACATGGAGGCGAAAGGAAAGATGGAGAACACCACCATGACCCCGTCACTGCCACTGCCATCGGCGGCAGCGACTGCGGCTGCGCAGAACAATGCTTCGTGGAAGCAGGCGAAGTTGACGCGGCCAGCCGTCGGCCACAGGCAAGAGAAAAGTGTAGTGGACGAGACGGCGTGCACATTGCTGCTgattcgtcatcatcatcagagGAGGAGAGACGCGGGGACGAGGAGGACGAACTCATGATGAGAGCAGAGGAGTTCATTCAGAGAATGAACAGAGTGTGGAGGACGGAGAGTTTGCGCGTTTGCTGA